Part of the Hirundo rustica isolate bHirRus1 chromosome 3, bHirRus1.pri.v3, whole genome shotgun sequence genome, AGTTGTCGGTGAAGACAGCGTCAGAGTGGCGTTTGACAGGACTGTCCTGGGAGCTGGCAATACAAAAAttgcaaaggaaaattaagagattatatctgtttaaaagaaagtaCTATTAAATGAGTAATATAAGCTTTATGATATTGATTAgcctaataaaataaaattttcatttcagctttcatttccaTCTGTGATTTTTGGATCTTTCTTCTGATGAGAAGAAGCCGCTGCTTCCACTGCTTACTACGTATTTTAATAACAAGGACCAAATTCCAAAGATTGTCATTCAGCCTTTTGGGGCCCACCTTCCACTGTTTGCCTTCTCTTCTCAGTTTTGCCATGGCCTATGAAATTGGGATATGTTGTCAATTATTTCTAGAGTCCTTGTCCAAAGAATTCTGCAATATCAAGTGGTTAAGTGTGAATTTCATTACTCTCTCCTGCCTGTTCTCACACTCCAGGTTGCACCTTTTAATAATCAGATTTTATTCTAATTTCTATTATTTGTGTGAATATATTTCAGTACAATGCCAAGGTACAACCTGGTTTAAGTCGCAGTAAGTTCTTAAAGGACTGTTCACATTAAACACAGTGGACGTGGAGTCTGCCATTGAGGAAAGCTAGAGCGCAGCATCACATAAGTAGCTATAAATGCTTGGTCTAAGGTTTCAGAAGACAGAACACACCTTGTGAAAGCCAAACCTGGAGGCCTTTTCTTCGTGTACAATCTTGGGAAATGTCAGGATGTTCTATTCTAAATGGTCTATGTTAGTTCACAGCATATGAGAAACTGGAACTGTATGTTCTGGAACAAAGGCAGCACTCACATAAACAGAGGACCTAATTTTTATTCAGCTTTTGAGCATATGAAGTAGGCACTCAGTGGTATTGCCACAGTGGCTCACAGTTGCTGCTTATGGATTTGAAAAGAAGGAGAGTATACAGTGATCCTACCCAGCACCCTGTGCCTTTTAGTTTGTTAACACATTGGTCTGGAAGTTGCATCCAGACCCCTAGCGTATGAATTTACCTCACTCTTTTTTGAGTTCTGCTGAAATACAGATCTCACAAACATCTGTCAATGTGTtctacagcaggaaaaaactgTACCTTTACATTTTCAGTATAAACCCATCAGTTCTTGATTTCATTCTGCATTTCCCTGTTGTTAAGTACTGAGTAATCAATCACTTTGTATTTACTTTTGCCACTCATCCACCAAGCTAGTAAAAACAATACCAAAAATAAGAACTAGCAATTCAGCATGATAATCATTATAATATTGCAGTACACATTATCTATGCTTTGTGCAGTGTCTGCTGCTCTACCTCTCACAACTGTGTCATGAATAAACAGTAACATACTCATTTAGTAATATCACTAAATACTTATATAGGATTTTCAGCTCCCCCTTAATCATATAAGCTTCTCTTTCAGTATCTCTAATTCACAAAAAGGAGACCTTGGATACAGAAGGATAAAAAAACTGCCAATAAAGccagctaggaaaaaaaaaatctacctaaTGTAAGTGTCACCTCACCTAACTCGTTTTCTAATAAGCGAATGCAGATATCTCTTCACAGCAAGTTTAGCCAAAAGATGGCTGTAGACACTGGTGAAAATTCCATCAGCATGCCTTGTATTTCTGAAATGGACAATAAATAAACTCTACAATACAGCCTGGGTTCATATAATTTTGATAATGTTCATTTTGTAAACATACTGCTTTCCTTAATTTAATTATTGTACATCTTAAGGGGaattaatttcataaaataatttccagattTTCACAATATACTTTTTACTCCTTCCTGGAAAGTGAATGCATTCATCATGCCAGAATGGCAATACAATCATCATTTCTGCTGACATCCTTACTGCTACCACTATCCAAGCAGCGGCTGTGggattttcttctgtaattgAGTCTTCCTTTCCTGATTCTCAGTCTGAAAAGGTGCATGAGTTTTTGGCAGAAATCAAGTAGTCCATCATCTTTTGTATTTATGGCAATGAAGAAACTCACCTATCAATAATTCTGGACAGATCAAAAtagaatttctcattttcaggtAGTGTGTTCTGCAAAATATCTGATTCTGACTTTAATGACCCACGGGCTTGGTCAGGTTCACTGGCTCCAGCAAATGGCACTCTGTTTCCCAATCTGTTGGAGAAAGAAACCATGTAAAGTACAGCTAGCTGAAGACGTGTAACACTTTACTGGAATTAACATTCTGGTTTGTGTCAAATGCACATCTACCTACTTTAATTGGCaaggcattttaaagaaatctcAATAATTCAAAAATCACTTTCAGGTAGAATCCATGCTTAATTGTAGATTATTTGACATAACAGATCTTTCtctaaaattcacatttttctaGATAAATGTTGCCGCTGAACGCAATTCATTCCCGTGCATAATGTATGACAATCACAGCACAAGTTGCCAACCACGAAGCTTTTCCTAACAACTGTATTTTGTATAAACTATGGATGAAATTAACAGCCTCTACCCAAGCAAAGTGAAACTGTTCCTGTGACGCACTTACCTCCCAGTTAAGATAGAAGATGTGCATTGAAATGCAGAATGAAACAGGTTTTAGGCCTTCTCCAAAGAAAGCGAATACACCAAGAACTTCAAACTACATAAAAAGTGCCGTCATGTATCTCTACATGTTTTTATTCTCTTGTGCTAGAAGctaaaaaaatcttcacatttAATCTCTTAAAATGTATCATGACAATTGCTCTGTATAAACCGATGTACAGTTACTTCACGTTTTAGTAAACTGTCGTTTCTTATGAAGTGTCATATTTTATCAAGGGCAGCCTGACTGCATAGCAGTAGTTTGGCATCATTCTTTCTGGCTGCTCTGACATTCTGTGGCAGGCAAGAGGCTCCCATTGTTGTAGGAAACCCCAGCGTGGGATGACATGCAAAAATCACATACTAAAACTAAGATAGACTTATGCCCTTGTAATTTTAAAGTCATTTTTAGCACTATTTATATCTCTGGTTCGTGTAAGTCTTCTGTCTGGTAAAAAAAAGGTGCAGAGTTGCTGTGTAAAATGAACCGGCTCAATCACACCTTTTGGAAGTCAGCCACTGTgcttttttgcctgtttttcatTGGTCCTCCTAACACCTTATGTTCCTCTTACCTAAATGCAAACCGTACCGTTCTGCCATCTGATTTAACTTAGCTGGACCACAAATAGCAACTTCAACCAGCCGAAGCACGCAGAGGAGCAAAACCTACCCTCCGCTCTGTCCCCATGGACCCGCTCATGTCCCCGGGCTCACCGTCACCCACCTCCCGCCCTCCCCCGGCACCCACCGCCACCCAGCCCGCGGGGCAGCGCTGCTGCAGCCGCCTCGGGAGGTGCGTGCGTGTCCCGGGTGCTTTTACAGGCTGGGTTCGGCGGGCACCGGCCGGCACCGCCCGACCGCAGCCTCGCCGCGGGACCCCGCGCACCCTCCCGGCACCGGGCCGACACCCGACGGGAAGCGCCGCACGGCGCGCTCCTTGGGAGGGCGCAGCGGAGGACCGGCGCTTCTCACAGCCCCTTCAGCCACcggccggggctgggcaggcCCCTGCGGGcggagcgcggcgcggcgcggagcggagcggagcgcggcCTTACCGCGGGACGGGAGGGAAGGCGGCGCCCCGCGGGGGCAGCGCCCGCGCCCGCCAGCAGAGGGCGCTGAGGAGGGCGAGGGCGAGGAGGAGCGGGGAGGCGCCGCGGTGCTCCATGGCCGCCACCTGCGGAGGGAAGAGCGCAGCCGTCACCCTCCGACCCGGCCCGCCCGCACCCGCCGGGCCCGCGCCGGGGCACCGGGGCTTCGCCTCGGGCCGCCGAGCGactgccccggccccgctcccatCCCCGGTCCCCGTCCCGAAAGACGCCGCCGGCAGGCAGGGTCGCGATGGCGGGGGAGCTGCCGGCCGTCGGGGAGAGCTGGCATCCCCGAAGGCGACCCCCCGCCCGGTGCGAGGGGCAGCGGTGCCCGGGGCACAGCCACTTTAAGCGGTAAGGGAGGGTCCCGCCCCGGCTACCCTGGGCTTTCAGAACTGCTCCCCGCTCCCCGACGGCCGGGATGTCTTCCCTGCAGGTCCgggaggggagaagaggagcGAGGGTACGGGACGGGCACGTCCTTCCTCATCCGCTGGGAAGTTGCCGCTGCGGCGGGGAGAAAGTTACTCACGGAGCCGGGAGTCCGCCGGTGTGTCTGGCTGAGCGGGCGCGGTGCGGAGCGGTGCTGGGGCAGTGCGCCCTGCTCCGCTGCGCGGCTGCCGGGGTGGCGGCagagggtgaggaggaggagaaggatgaAGAGGAGGGCTCCGTCTCGCCGCACGCTCTGAGCTGCCCGCCGCCCCACGGCGTTTTATAGCGTTTACACGTTTCTGCTTCCGAAGAAGCAATCACGTTACTGGAGAGACGTCACCCTTCCCAAGGGGACGGTCGCTTTGTTCAGGACAGTCAGAGACGTATATTTAACACATGAGCAGTGGCGTACCTCTTCCCCCTTCCTCTCACCaccaccgcccccccccccccccgccccccggcTATTATTTGATTTATATTAATGACATAGTTTTGGAGGAGCGGAGCCCCGTCGGAGGGGCGATTCCGCCTCGCCAGGCGGGAGAGCAGGCGGCCGTCGGGGTGTGCGGGGGCACGTCACACCGCACATCCCTGCCCGCACCAGGGAGCGAAGGTGGCCGCACTCTCTGGGGCCCTCCGCTTCCCCCACACTCCCCCAGCCCCCGTGCTTCCCTGAAGAGACCCTTCCGCCCCGCGGGGTTgctcctttccccagctctccGGCAGTGTTTCCGTGCTAAGCTGGTCCCCGCTCCTTCCATGCCACATGACGGGGGGTCCCGACCGAGGTGCGCGGGAAGCTGGTCTGAAAAACGAAATTTTCCTACGGGTTTTAGCTTGATTTTAGCAGGGGTCGGGTTTTTTTCTACTCTTCGCTATTTTGTTCAAGCTGCGTGCGTGTTCGTGGCACACGGATTGACCACCACATCCCAGGGCCGCTTGGTGCAGCCAAGCACGGCGGGTGCTTGTGACGGCTCCGCGGATCCCAGGGCCGGCAGGCACCGCACGGGCGCGCAGGGAGCGCGGCTGCAGCCTATGTTAAACTCCCCTGAGCAGGAGGGGGATCGGCTCTTCCTTCTAAGGTGTCTTAAACCCAAACTTCGGAAATGCCACAGAAAGGGAGAATCGGTTTCAAGACTTTGGGTTTTCTCCTTCGAATTGTCCCTACCTCAGAGAGATCTTGGGGGCACCAGAGAAGGAAACAGAGGGAAGTAAGCATGGGACCAGCAGGCGGGCCGGCAGGACAGCGCTGCTCCAGCAAGCACCTCTGCAGTGGCGCACCGTGTCTTTTCGGTGCCTGCCCTGAAATATTTGCCAAACAATCTCGGAAGAATTTCAGCTGTAAAGGtcattatcctttttttttttttttttttttttttttttttttttttttttttttttttccccttgaactTTTGTGCCTCTAATCCACCTACTCAGTCAGTAACGATTGTACCAAATCCATACAGGCGATTTCGCCATTTCTTCTTACTTCTAAtaagtttttctgtttcatgtttCACTAAAGGTTACGCAGGCTCAATGCCGAAGATTCTGCGATGCTTAATCACATTTTCTAATTCAGTTACATAAAGAATAAGTGAATTAGATTAAAAATGCCTGGAAATTTGTTTCTCGGATGACAGCTGTGACTAAAACCAGAGTTCCTGCAGTAGTCTAATTTCAGGAAATTTTCCCCTTGTTACTACATAACTAGGGGTCGAAGGAGCTATTCTGCTCCGGAATGGCGGGATGAGCATCAATGGCACCGTATTCCCCTCTCCTCAGAAATGTCCCGGCTCAGGCGCATAGGCGTTGTGCCATGTGCACGACCTGGGGAAGTGCAGTGGACTTCACTCGACCACTtgcaagaggagagaggaaggatAAAACCATCTCCTGGGTGGCGTAGGGACGCGTGGCTGGGGCGCTGCGAAGTCTGCGGTTGCCCAGTCTCCTGGCCAGGAGCGGCGAGCGACGGGGGGCACTCGGGACTCCGCAGCCAGGGCGGGTTCGATGGGGCCGCGGCTGCCCCCGCTCCCGCTCCTCAGcccccgctcccagcccctctcctcagCTCCCGTTCTCAGCCATTCTCCTCACGCCCCGCTCCCAGTCCCTTTCCTCagcccccattcccagcccctctcctcagcccccattcccagcccctctcctcagcccccgttcccagtccctctcctcctccttagTCCCGCTCCCGCCGAGGGCGCCGCTGCGGGAAAAGCCAAacgctgctggcagcaggaagcGGAGAAGAAAGAAGTTTCCTTCTAGCGCTAGCGAGCCTGAGTTAGCGCAGCCTGGAGAGGGGGTCTCGCAGGAGTCCTGCGGACTGGGGTctctgggagggaggaggggagcagcCGATTCAGTCTAAGGGATATGTGAAAAACAATCTGCTGTCAGTTGCTATGTATGTGCAGTATGGGCGGCTGCGTGCTCTGAGGAGATGTATATAGGCTAAAAATCGGAGAATCACTGACAAATCAGGGCTTTTTTACCATGCTGTACCATTTGAGGCTGTGATGTACCACACTGCACCCTTGCATACCGTACCTGGTGAATCTGGTTTGCTGTAACTTTGTCCCCCTCCTTTGCAGGTAGTACGCTAGGTTGGACAACATGCTGTCAGGCTTGCTAAAGTGGCCTCAGAACCCCTCCAGGGATGACAGTATTGATAAAGAAACCTCTCTAGAGCTCCCTTAATGATCTGAGAAATCTGTAGTGCATCTAATCTTACAATACCATCTATTTTCCATATTCTATAGACAAGAAACTGAGTCGTAGGGAAATCAAGTGGTTCCTCTTGTTTGCTCAGAAGTCTCCAGTGGAGCTTTCAGCTGACCCCAAATGCCTCAGGCACTCTTCAGTTGCACTGACAATTGCCTGCATTTCCCTTCAGCACCTGTTTCGAGCCACCATCTCCTCTTGAAGACAAACTGAAGAAGAAATGCCACCTCCCACTTTCTCCTTAGTCCTTCCTCACATTTCTGGAGAGGATTTTCATTAAAGGAGTTTGGTTTGGGATAGCAATCCAAGTTCTatcttttccaatttttttttttcccctcctgaagCTTACATACACTACTATTTCCACATTTGAATAAGTTTTGATAAGAGAagtcattaaaagaaaaatatttcttcataaagagacaaaaaagacCCTTTTCTACTGATGTCCTAAATGAGTCTTCTAAGATCTAGGCAGATGAACCCTTTTTGGATGGTAGCTCCCCCTGTTCTGTACTGGCAAAAACCGTGCCCTGTCAGGAAAGTGTCACTTGGGAGGAAATAGTGCTTGGGAGCTTCTCCAGGGTAATAATTAAACACAGGCAACTCCTgggaaatcaaatatttttcagtgttttttacAGGAATACTGACACATAGCACCCTCACATTTACTgaatcttttattttatgttttatcaAATATCTTTTGGTTACTCTCCATTTTTGGttcaatttcttctttaattttccacttaataaaacaaacagaacaaaacaaaaagttacAATTATAAAATTGTAATATTCAGGAGTGATGGAAAAGACAAAATGGACCAAAGAGCAGTTTTCTGAAAGTTTGTCTCACCATTTGTATACAAACTTGGACAATGTGTATAAATCAAGTATTGCCTAAAATAGCTAAATCATCTGGAGTAAGAAATTTGGGAGGTCTAAGGTTTGTTTGTTAGATTTGCTTACTATTTTTGGCATATAAAACTGTTCTGAATTGATGTGCTAAAAATTTCTTAAAACTAAATCCTTAGATGAGAGAAGTCTGCTTAGTTCCATGAAGGACCTGCTTAACATTTACCAAATTTATCatgtaattgtattttttaaaaagaattacaTCAGAAATAGAATTAGCATTTTGTTTGgccaaaaaagaaatataaaaatactaagAAACTTGTTTTAGGACTTTCATATTCTATCAGAAAAGGAAACTTCTACTGACTCATGAGCTCTCTCTTACGAATCATTGGGTTAGCAGAATGTCCCCTGTGCATTACAGCTCATGTTGATATGGATGAGTTCAGAAACTCTGCCTTTGATCCCATAGCCATAGCACATTGATCCATGAGTTTTTAGAGCTTATAAAGCAGATTGATGGTGCACTACTGCCCAGCAGCTAACAGAACAGCTTTTTCAACTTTCACAAAAGAGATAACATGAAAATTCAAGAAACTGTacatgaagaataaaaaatgcaaCTAAAATTGATAAACTAACCTGCCCTTCTCTAATCCGATAATGGCATGATTAGCATGTTCTCCAATATCTGCTTTCAGCATTGTGTTGCACTTGCTGGATCCCACTCTCCCACAAATATTCATATTCCTCAATATCACCTGGTTTGATAAAATGCtgaaacaaaaatgctgaaacttTTCCCAGCTTCACTTTCTTTGCAGCTGTCTCTGAATGTTTTTTTAGAAGAGATAAGGAGAAAACCATCAGTTTGTTCTTTTAGGTAAGTTTTATTACGGAAGAACAATCCATATTCGATCATACCTTTAGCCTGAGTGAGTTCTGCAGACTTAGAAATGTGAT contains:
- the VIP gene encoding VIP peptides isoform X2; the encoded protein is MEHRGASPLLLALALLSALCWRARALPPRGAAFPPVPRLGNRVPFAGASEPDQARGSLKSESDILQNTLPENEKFYFDLSRIIDRNTRHADGIFTSVYSHLLAKLAVKRYLHSLIRKRVSSQDSPVKRHSDAVFTDNYSRFRKQMAVKKYLNSVLTGKRSQEELNPAKLRDEAELLEPSFSENYDSVDELLSHLPLDL
- the VIP gene encoding VIP peptides isoform X1, which codes for MEHRGASPLLLALALLSALCWRARALPPRGAAFPPVPRLGNRVPFAGASEPDQARGSLKSESDILQNTLPENEKFYFDLSRIIDSSQDSPVKRHSDAVFTDNYSRFRKQMAVKKYLNSVLTGKRSQEELNPAKLRDEAELLEPSFSENYDSVDELLSHLPLDL